The genomic interval CAACCTGCACATCGCTAAGCTCTGCCTTGCTGTGAGTCATCTGTGAGtttgcaggtgtgtgtgtgtgtgagagagagcgagcgggggggggggtgtagGTGTGTGTGCTTCAACATGTCTGCCACAAGCTTCTCTATCACAGACCAAAAAGTAGTACAAagttctgtcttttcttttctctccagcTGTGTGTCAGTGGAAACAACCTGCTCAACATCTGTAAGCTCATTTTTCAGATCAGCCGGAGTGAATCCAACGACATCCTCTTCCAGAAAAACTCCATCATTGGTCAGGACATCCGATGTGTCATTACTGATTATTCTGTACACCTTAATTAGAGTTACTTATGTGTAACTGTGGGGGAATTAGTTTCATTTAGTCtctcattttgtcttgtttttcagaCTCGTTGCTGGTTGTGCTTTACAGTGAAGATGTGAATGTATCCGGAGAAGCCCTGCTGTATTGTGTCGGTACTTTGAAATTTCTCTCTGGAAACACGGCAATCCTCAGACTCTTGCTGGATAAGAACTGTATCGGGGTTGCTCAGAAACTCCTCCTGGCGCTTTGCAGAGTGGATGACACCACCACTAAAACAGCAGGGCACATCCTCGTGCAGGTTTGTCACTAGTTCAGTATTCAGTTACGGCCTTTATGACTTATAACTTGCATTATTATAGATATTTTTAGAGGTTTGATaatattttttagaaatatgGCTGAACGAAAACCACAAAGTCAAAACATGTCATTAAAAAGGAACCAAATGTacttttggtgtatttttttgctTATGCGGATTTTCCAGCTATtaggtaaaaatgtttttgtttacgtCTGGAATGTTGCTGCTCTGTGAGCTTAATGTTCTCTGCCGGCCAGGCCACTTCAGTCCAAAACACACTCCGCTTCACTCTGCTTGACATGATTGCTGCGAACCACAAAAGCCGacccaaacaaacatcttgAAACAGTCCTTCATTTGATCTGTAACACAACTCATTACCCTGTTAGAAGAGGAAAATAAGCACACCAGGACTTTCCACTGCATCTCAGTGCCACCATGTGTTGGAAAGTACAGTTTCCTTCCTTTGATGGGATGATTTATTTAATCACTGAACAGTTTCCCATTGCTCCTCTGCACAAGCCAGAAGCCAGCcttaacaaataaatgaacaagaTTTTGTGCTAGTCAAAGCCCTGATAGGCCTCTCCTTCCTGAACCTCCTtccctgtttttgtctttaacccCTGAAGCTGACAGCCACCCTGAGGAACCTTGCCAATCACCCTGATTCCCGCGCGCTCTTTGTTTCCTTCTCCGTACTTCCAGCGCTCTGCCAGGTGTTACGTCATCACCGTGAAGATAAAGACATCTGCACAAACATTTCCAGAATTTTCAGGTatcatgtgttcatttttgtaTGGTTTCacaatttaaatgtaaacaggCCGTCACTTGGTCTTCATTCTCTCACGCTTGACTTTTCTGCCTCTAAGAATCACTGTGaaatttcttcttctctttgatTCTCTTTTATGAAACTGTTATGTGAACCTGAATCTCTCAAAACCAGAGAGTTGCTACAGTTATGAGACAAGGTGATTCTACATCTGTTTTTCTATCAAGACCACAGCAAAAGCAGTCACTGTGACACAGACAATTTCAGTTTTGCCTCGCCTACGCTCATTAATGTTTCAGCTCTACAGTCTGAAAGTACAAAGAcacaagaacaaagaaaaaagtggaGTGCCGCCTAAAATACAGTCCTCTTCGGGGGCTGtaaggtgtttttttatgttataaaatgaatgttttagaaaaaaatacactgacatcttttaaaacagatatttatGCTGCAATAAAGTAAGTTTAGACCTGATACTTGATATATTTTCAAGCTGTATTGCTTTCAATGAGCCACATGAGGCAAATATTTGCTCACAAACCTCTAATCTTCCCACCAGCACCAAATGATGCATACCCATCACTTTGGGCACAATTTTATTATCAGTGTTTTGTCTAAAACGTtaagctaaatgttttgtttaatgcgaaatcttaaaaaaagcaTACTTACCAGATTTAAGTACTGATCAATCTAACCCTTGTTCTAATATTTTGCcaagtttattaaaacattaaaggttTTGGCTCGTTTTCTTGATGCGTCcaccagtttttaataaaaatagttgGTGATAAGTGGGCTGAACGATCTGTGTTATTTATGGTctccctttttctttcagcaaacTCTCCTCTTACTCTGAGTGCTGCCTCGATTTGGCTCAAATCCCCAACTGCTATCCCCTGTTTTTAGAATTGCTGAGGAAACATCACCAAAAACAGGCAAGTCCACAAccttcctattttttttattgtgttctcTACTCTGTATATTAAATCGAAAAGTATCACTTTCCCAGCATGTACTGTTTATCTCTCACTTTACTTTGACAAATAATTATTCAAGGAAGAGAGGAGTAAGAGGAGACGCAGCGAGGATGAGTAAAAACATGAgtagaaagaggagaaaaggtagacaaaagagagaagaaagtgGCAAGATTAATTAATTATGATGTGCTTAACCTCATACGGAGCAAACAGGTGTGGGATAGATCCCCAGAAACGTATTGTGGGACacagttttactgtttctgaGTTATTTGGCAGAACAGCCTCTGTGCATCAGATAAAGTTAGTGTtgatttttacatcttttgCAGTCAAAAGAATGTGTTTTGGCTAAATTTTAATAAGTCACAGCTAAATCTATTATCCAGTCTCCAGGTAATTGATCTGAAACGGTTGAGGTAAGTGACTCAGTCTTAATCACATTGGCTAAATGGCCAATTTCCAGAACTAAGTTTTCCTCTCTTTAAAATCAAGTAGTACAGCTTAATCTTACTTAATGCTTTTGGTTTTGGCCTTTAAATGGCAAAATAACAGATCGCCTTGGGTCCCAGAAGGCTTTAGTCAGCTCGCTGCTCTCTGGTGGTTTAGAGAGaatggaaagacaaaaaaaatattcagcagggtaataaataatcatataatataaataaatttataatataAATCCATTTTCAGTCCAGGAAGTAGTACAGAATcttataaaataactttgtcCAACTCAGCCTGACCTTTTACTGACTAAACAAATACCTAAATGACTTGATTgatgagtttttttattgtaaatttggAATGAGTAAATGTATTACATTCGCAGGTCATTAAAAACCTCTCCACGGTTCCTTCACAGGATCTTGTTGTGCGTCTTCTCTTCACCCTCGGCAACCTCACAGCCAAAAGTGACGCGGCTCGGCTGGGGCTCTTTCAGTGCAACGGCTGCACGGCTACACTCCTCCAGCTTTACAGCAGCTACCAGAGGAGAGACGAGTCGCCACGCACACCGCTGCAGAAACGGGCCTCGTCCCCCAGGAAGCCTGCCACTCCTCCCGTCGGTGTGCGAGAGGCAGACGACGTGCTCGTGAAGCTGGTCAGGGTGTTGGCCAACGTGTGCATCCACCCAGCTGTGGGTCCATCACTGGTCACAAACACAACCTGTATCCAGCTTCTGATGGAGACACTGGGTAAGAAAACATCACAGACTACAGTCAGAAGTAGGTTTAGAGTGGCGGCATTTCTTCGATTCTCTATTAGTTTGTTTGTATCTGTGTTTTACTGGATctgtgtcaaacaaaaaaagcagtgttTGAAAATCTGGAGttctgaaaagtttaaaaatagctGCTAGGAGCAGGCTTTACGTATATGCCAGGCACGCAAACCACTTCCCTCGTGCTGGGAAACCAATTCCTCATTTGTCTGTTCACGCCATCAGTTGGTCTCTCAGAGCAATCGACTCGACACATCGCACATCCTCTTTTGGTTTACCTGTTTTTGCACATCTGACAGAGCGATGCACTTTGCTGCAGGAGCAGGATGTGCTGTCACATCTCACAGACGACTTGGTTTGTGTGCATGAATCTCTCCCGCGTGGTTAGTTGGTTTTAGGACAGGTTGAACTGATACGTAGGTGGGTGTGAAACTCTTCTCTGCTGCTCGCCTCCTACACTTAACTTAGCGGCAGTTGgaggaaagaaataaacaaaacaaaggtaaataagttaaaaaagatcaaaagcAGTAATACATTAAGGGCAAAGTGTCACCGAgggcagaaacataaaataaatgactgaaagtCAATATAGCGTTAGCACAACCACCAGAGAGAAATCAAAACTTTCGGTAAGAGATGAAAGCGCAAGCTTGGCTGATTGATGTCCTGTTTTGATCAAGATCACGCTACGCTGAGCTGCTTTCTATTACACAGTAATATGGAGGGGGGGTACAAAGCAAAGCAGCATTTCCAGTCAGAACCAGAAACTAAATCTGAGTGACACAGGCACCAGTTGACAGCTCAAACACAATATCTGCGATTTATGACCAAGAGCACAACATTTGCAGCTGTATCAGGAACAGACTTTATTTCAGTGCTGCTCACAGCCCCGTCACTTATTTGACTGGATCATTTTGACCTTCATATTACCAAATTAACTGTATCAGGCTGAGATTAATGCAAAAGCTAACTGTATTTGTCAAATCAATACACTAAATCTGCCCTTATTTCACTGGATCTTTTCATCAACTAAAAGTAATCAGTGCTTTCATCTGGTTaaacttttctgtctttaacagagcagtttttttttgcaaatatgtgcatttctttaaaaagctcaaTCACTTCTCTTAACAGCAGCTGTGAGAGTCTTTTCACGTAACTAAATGCTGAGAATGTATTTGACCTTTAagatattttccttttaatcaGTCTGTGTTGCTCTGTTTTATACCAAGTCACTGTGTCACCGGTGctgtttcttgtcttttcttatttgtttgcGTCGGCGTGTGGGCTGCGCAGAGCTGAGGTCGGCGCAGGAGAGCGAGGAGCTGATGGTGAACGTGGCTGCCACCATCAACAACCTCTCGTTCTACGAAGAAGAAGGCTCCGAGATCAGACACAATCGGCTCGCCATCGCAGAGTGTGAGcctgaaaaattaaattaatttaaaaaaaaaaaaaatcatgatagAATCTGCAGCTACAGTTTCTTCTCCTCACGGTTTTTTCTTGTATTACAGTGATGTTGAAGTTGATGCTTACCTCGAGTATGGAGGCCGTGCTCGAGGCCACTCGTGTCTATGGAAACTTGTCGCAGCACAGGGACGTGCGAGACTTTGTTATGCAAAACAAAGGTAAATGTCCGCCAGTACTGCAAACTGACACCTTAAAAGCTTGATCCAGCATTGagctttgtttccttttagtctttaatccttttttaaaaccatttgcATACTGTGTAAGTTTTATGAAGTGGTTTGAAATCATTTACACTCcgtatttaattaaaaatagtaAAGACAACAGTTCACTATTCAGCCCTGAACTCTTACTACAGAGGGGTGCTGTTGTAGAATGAGTAAAACATGatctttctgaaaaaaaaaaagtccttctCTAATGAAGCAGCTTTCACAGAGGTGCCTGTTGTCCATAATATAAACCATCATGGATCTGTGTGCCGACATGAAGCTGCCTGGTTCCTTTCCTCTTCAGCTCACTGGAGCATTCATGATTTCCAATTAAAACCCGGATATGATTTTGACAGACCGCATTCTGAAAAATCCCAGATTCGGAAAGTGCTTCGGCATCTCTGAGTCCTGGGTTAGGGTTTTTATAGTTTGAACTTACTTTTCTTGTGCTTGTAGGAGGCGCTGCTTTCCTGTTCACCTGTATGTTGCTTTAATTAACGCTGATAGGCAACATGTAGGTCGGACATCAAATCAAAAGGAGCTCTCATtcacactttttaattttgctttataACATTTGCATCATGTCCTGCTTCCTTTGCACTTTGGACAAACGTCCCCCCCGTGCCATATCCTTCATATTTTACACCATGAGAGCAAACATATCTTGCTTTTAATTGCATGTGTAAACAACTgaagtggtggaaaaaaaactggaccAATATTCCAACACATTTACGTCAACGTCCATACTTTTAAACCACATTACAGTAAATGGCAGTATTAGACTCATGTTACACTTTACAGACTggaataaaaattttaaaaacactcataAATCAGGTCACAGAAGCAAACAGCTTTGTAGAAAACTGAGCGTTCAAGCGCCGACTCTCCACACACTTCTGGATACTTTTGTGTCACGTTGAAGCCAGGTTTATCTGCAAGGCCAGCTCCACAGACCATAAACATGACCACTAACTCTGCTGATAGCAGCTCTCTTATCTCCCACCCCTTTGTCCTCATCCTCTCCCTCGCTCCATCATCTTCCTCTCTCTTCCTCAGTGCACAAGTTTGCGGTGACCCTGCTTGACTCAAAGAGGGCCGAGATGTGTTTTTCAGCCTGCGGGGTCCTGACCAACCTTGCTCTAGATCCTCCCAAACGGGTCAGCCTCGCACAGGAGGGGGCCTCGGCCAAGTAAGAACAAAAGGCCCTTATATTATTGTACATAATATACATaatatacatttgtttttgtttagttttttttatgatgcatCTGAAAGATAAATCTCAAAATTTCCAGGAAATGTTGTCAAATGTAACGAGAAAGGAGCATCTACGCCGACATAAAAATAAGCGCCACAGTAtgagaataatttaaaaagcatgtCGTCGTAACGACAGCTTGTAACAATAAAGAATCCGCTCATTGCTGACACATTTTTACAGTGCATAACCATAATTCCTCACAAGGTTTTCTGCCAGTAAGTGTTAACCAAGTCCAGCTGATTGCTAAAAGGCATCAAGGAGGAAGATTAATGGCAAAACAGAGGAAGGAGGATGTTGTTGTTCAAAAGACAGTTTCACACTCGGCAAAATGGGATTTCTCTCAGGCTGAGATAAGAAGAACAATACTCGTTTCAAGTATGTGTGGTGAAGCATGCAGCTGAAGAGCACAAAACTGAGAGCCTGAAATTTTTtggattataaaaaaataagactaaTAAGacttgtatttatatttttaaacaggaTTTAGGTTAAGACGGCATCTTTGTTgcagatgtttttgtaaatctgcTCTTCAGTGATGAGAAAACAGCTCTGCTGGgacaaaaaaagatgcaacaagTTATATCAGACTGGATGAAATTTGTTTGCGtggtttatttttctcaccCAGATTATTTCAAATGATTGTATTTTACTGATGAGGTCTTTAgtcgaggaaaaaaaagctttttgttcaaTCTTTCCAACAGTGAGAACAGTTGGAACCTTTACTTTTTCTTTCCGCCTCACACACCCACCGTTCTTTTCCAAACGAAGGTCCAGTGAAGCGCGGCTAATGTTCACAAACCTGACGGTCATGTGAATCCTCTTTCATCTGGTCACATGCGATGTGTtcgtgtgtgttcgtgtgtgtgtgtgtttgagcaggCTGGTGGACTGTCTGAGAGACTTCGGAGCAGCTGACTGGCAGCTGGCAGCCCAGGCTTGTCAGGCGATGTGGAACCTGACGGGTGGCGGCTCAGAGGAGCTGCTAGACTCACAGGAGAGACGAACGCTGCTCCAGACCCTAACTGCGTACTTAGGTTTGTGTTGTTACCTCTTTAACgaaggacaaacacacacacacactctgtcccAGAAGGAAGGAATAACACATTTGATTCTCATTTTTAGGAACATTAAAgaccattcattcatttctttacCTTATCTTTAGATGAAGACGAGGCTCTGAAGTGGGCACAAAATGAAGACATGAGGGACTTCCACAGGGCATGCTGGGAGTCGGAGTTTCGACCTGTTGCTGAAAAGCTGCTGAAGGCGCTGCAGTCTCAGAACCTGACAACTTGACCCACTCAAAGCTAAGAATGATACgttgttgtgttttatagtTTACAGTCTGAGGCTGAGAcggtttgtattttcttttgtttctttgtatgGCGAAAAACACTCACCTCAACTCTGAATGGGTTTAAATAATgagctgcagaataaaacatcaaaactccCACAGAAGTTTCTCCTCCCACTTCAAACACTTCATCTTGTGACTACAGACTAAATAAACtcactgcagtttaaaacatgcagatgCTGATGAGAAATCACATATGATTTCAATAATACATGTCATCATGCAGAATATCCCAAAGGAATCTGCATGAAATGCTCATAAATTATACAGAAAGTGTATGTTgatgtaaaaatattatattatttttaactatACACTTTGTAACATCTGTTAGcatcttttatttctaattgtTTTAACATTATTGGCTAGTATTATTGACATCAGtggttgtattttttctgttttttcagattttgaacattttatgcACTTTATGCTTTCCTAAGCACTGATTTCTTggcacattttacacaaacttGTGCTAACTTGAACTTGATTCTCTACTCTGTTGTAAAGATACtgtaataattataattataataataataatggggTCCTACAGTCATGACTGATCTAGAATTTATGTCCAAGTTTAAACGGTGGattttgagtttgtgtgtgatgAAGCTGAGCAGAACGTAAAGAAAgccataaaaccttttttgttgttgtttttgcttctcaAAGCCTTTATTGTTACACATACAAGGGGCAGGGCAGTGCTTACAGGTTACACCAATCACATCATCATTATTacatcaaaacaaatcagaatggcacttaaaaataaaacaaaaaaacctcgGTTCCCCCAGTTTTTGTACAGTCGTGACCTGTAACAAGAAGACAAGCCGATGTTTCAATAAACCCCAAACAACCTAAAAGCCGAAGCTCAGAAACAATACATTTCTCTGGCtgatatgaaaaaacaaaacaaaaaaaactggatggttgatatcagttttgctttaaaagattGTTTCTTCTTCCATATGTTGTGTGGGAAACCACTGAAATGTGACATTTGGTCAGCGGGGAATCACACTGAGCTCCTGCTGGTGATTGTTTACTGACAGGCGGGTTTTTGACAGGAAACTCTTAAATTCAGACAGATCCccagaaacagctggaaagaTGAAATGACGGCCAGCAGCCGGGAGACTTTGACCTCAACCGCACCGCAGGTCCAACCATTACCGGGTTCCCGGTGAGTCACACGGCTCTCAAACACAG from Kryptolebias marmoratus isolate JLee-2015 linkage group LG19, ASM164957v2, whole genome shotgun sequence carries:
- the armc2 gene encoding armadillo repeat-containing protein 2 isoform X1 — protein: METNHEICSPFIPRGRSSLRKTCAEIVSESRQSLRVQSTQRPFTPQDGRRQLFGGSCVRADCDSRPPSTFSLHGRNFDASDSRPGSGTRLSPLNHKPKLPAPFKAEDSSKDFPKSPSGPVDTRRGLAQARARLLKPLCTPLPPEASTEVKEKLNPGPEQKQLSAQQLCSPEQSTAHSVPLIPGPCKPPRESSKIVQLDVDSRLRPTANRAAQQTELKDEDNATSTKEDAESLVWNNVIVPILEELESMAAGSFEGSVDRLCDLCDGLHGTLADADMLGRRCKRRSKILRTLFRLIDLNSSKLNLHIAKLCLALCVSGNNLLNICKLIFQISRSESNDILFQKNSIIDSLLVVLYSEDVNVSGEALLYCVGTLKFLSGNTAILRLLLDKNCIGVAQKLLLALCRVDDTTTKTAGHILVQLTATLRNLANHPDSRALFVSFSVLPALCQVLRHHREDKDICTNISRIFSKLSSYSECCLDLAQIPNCYPLFLELLRKHHQKQDLVVRLLFTLGNLTAKSDAARLGLFQCNGCTATLLQLYSSYQRRDESPRTPLQKRASSPRKPATPPVGVREADDVLVKLVRVLANVCIHPAVGPSLVTNTTCIQLLMETLELRSAQESEELMVNVAATINNLSFYEEEGSEIRHNRLAIAELMLKLMLTSSMEAVLEATRVYGNLSQHRDVRDFVMQNKVHKFAVTLLDSKRAEMCFSACGVLTNLALDPPKRVSLAQEGASAKLVDCLRDFGAADWQLAAQACQAMWNLTGGGSEELLDSQERRTLLQTLTAYLDEDEALKWAQNEDMRDFHRACWESEFRPVAEKLLKALQSQNLTT
- the armc2 gene encoding armadillo repeat-containing protein 2 isoform X2; translation: METNHEICSPFIPRGRSSLRKTCAEIVSESRQSLRVQSTQRPFTPQDGRRQLFGGSCVRADCDSRPPSTFSLHGRNFDASDSRPGSGTRLSPLNHKPKLPAPFKAEDSSKDFPKSPSGPVDTRRGLAQARARLLKPLCTPLPPEASTEVKEKLNPGPEQKQLSAQQLCSPEQSTAHSVPLIPGPCKPPRESKIVQLDVDSRLRPTANRAAQQTELKDEDNATSTKEDAESLVWNNVIVPILEELESMAAGSFEGSVDRLCDLCDGLHGTLADADMLGRRCKRRSKILRTLFRLIDLNSSKLNLHIAKLCLALCVSGNNLLNICKLIFQISRSESNDILFQKNSIIDSLLVVLYSEDVNVSGEALLYCVGTLKFLSGNTAILRLLLDKNCIGVAQKLLLALCRVDDTTTKTAGHILVQLTATLRNLANHPDSRALFVSFSVLPALCQVLRHHREDKDICTNISRIFSKLSSYSECCLDLAQIPNCYPLFLELLRKHHQKQDLVVRLLFTLGNLTAKSDAARLGLFQCNGCTATLLQLYSSYQRRDESPRTPLQKRASSPRKPATPPVGVREADDVLVKLVRVLANVCIHPAVGPSLVTNTTCIQLLMETLELRSAQESEELMVNVAATINNLSFYEEEGSEIRHNRLAIAELMLKLMLTSSMEAVLEATRVYGNLSQHRDVRDFVMQNKVHKFAVTLLDSKRAEMCFSACGVLTNLALDPPKRVSLAQEGASAKLVDCLRDFGAADWQLAAQACQAMWNLTGGGSEELLDSQERRTLLQTLTAYLDEDEALKWAQNEDMRDFHRACWESEFRPVAEKLLKALQSQNLTT